From Toxorhynchites rutilus septentrionalis strain SRP chromosome 2, ASM2978413v1, whole genome shotgun sequence, a single genomic window includes:
- the LOC129767627 gene encoding lipase 3-like: MRRSEWTNVVTLLLLSVIALISSTRAASVGKGNLKSTEHYIVNNRINSERYRVTTEDGYRLTVFRLVTKAPSRGVALLQHGMRSSSADWLQLNSNLPSQLLAAGFEVWVGNSRGSPESAGHNNLRNTSADFWDFSFHEIGYYDLAAMIDAALEKSHHKRIHLIGYSEGSTAALVLLSERPSYGAKIASINLIAPAAFMANSQLKGVAQLYGKIERFFPWAAQSLNANGLIGNSRKALDHYRQLILSGRFQKYDYGPPMNLQRYGTQQVPDYDLSRITLPMALHFGELDPTVHPVDVRKLGQRLGRTTKVQLIPYPSFKHYDFISRREATSIVYPLIVKIVSK; encoded by the exons ATGCGCCGATCGGAATGGACTAACGTTGTTACGTTGCTTCTGTTGTCAGTGATTGCACTCATCAGCTCAACTCGGGCAGCCAGTGTTGGGAAGGGCAATCTCAAATCCACT GAACACTACATCGTGAACAATCGGATCAACTCGGAGCGATATCGCGTTACCACCGAGGACGGATATCGGCTGACGGTGTTCCGGTTAGTGACGAAAGCGCCCTCCCGTGGGGTAGCTCTTCTCCAGCATGGGATGCGATCTTCATCGGCCGATTGGCTGCAGCTGAACTCGAACCTACCCTCGCAGCTACTGGCGGCCGGCTTCGAGGTGTGGGTCGGCAACTCGCGAGGATCACCAGAAAGTGCCGGTCACAACAACCTCCGCAACACTTCCGCCGATTTTTGGGACTTCAGCTTCCACGAGATCGGCTACTACGATCTGGCCGCAATGATCGATGCCGCGTTGGAGAAATCTCACCACAAGCGGATTCACCTGATCGGCTACTCGGAGGGTTCCACGGCTGCCCTTGTGCTGCTCTCGGAACGACCCTCATACGGCGCGAAGATTGCCTCGATCAATCTGATAGCACCGGCGGCGTTCATGGCCAACTCTCAGCTCAAAGGGGTTGCCCAGCTATACGGGAAGATTGAACGATTCTTCCCGTGGGCCGCCCAATCGCTGAATGCCAACGGACTCATCGGGAACTCTCGGAAGGCACTCGATCACTACCGACAGCTGATCTTGTCGGGGCGCTTCCAGAAGTACGACTATGGTCCCCCGATGAATCTGCAAAGGTATGGCACCCAGCAAGTCCCCGATTATGATCTTTCCCGCATTACCCTGCCGATGGCGCTGCATTTTGGCGAGCTGGATCCTACCGTGCATCCGGTGGACGTGCGAAAACTTGGACAGCGGCTGGGTCGAACCACAAAGGTGCAATTGATCCCGTACCCATCGTTCAAACACTACGATTTCATCTCCCGCCGGGAGGCAACTAGCATTGTTTATCCCCTTATTGTTAAGATAGTTTCCAAATAG